From the genome of Leptotrichia sp. oral taxon 847:
CAAGTGATTTTTCTATAGAACTTGGACTCGCATTATATGCATCATTAATATAGACAGTTTTCCCCTTTTCTATTATTTGAAATCTCATATCAGTCAAATTTATATTTTTTATTGCATCCTCAATTACTTTATCTTCAACTCCAAATTGTTTTGCAACCGCTATTGCCATTGTTAAATTTAATATGTTATGTTCCCCTAAAACATTTGTTACATAATTCCGTGTAACATTTTTTTTGCAGATTTGTCCAAAATATTTTAATGTAAATCTCGTATTATTTTTATCAAAATCAATATCTCCGTAATAAAAATTTTCCGAATTTTCCAAAAAGTCATTTTTTTCTAAATTTAATGCTTTTATGACTTTTATCTTTTCGGATTTTATACTTTTTAAATATTTGTCATCTCCGTTTACAATCAGTGCATCTTTTATATACGGTAAAATTTCCGTTTTAGCACGAAAAACATTTTCTTTTGTTTTTAAAAATTCAAGATGTGATTCTCCGATATTTGTTATGACGTTTATATCGGGATTTGCAATTTGTCCTAGTAAGTCAATTTCCCCAAAATCACTCATTCCCATTTCCAAAATAATAAATTTATCATCCGTTGCGCTCCGAAGTAAAGTAAACGGCAATCCAATATGGTTATTATAATTTCCCAATGTCTTTTTACCTTTAAATTTTTGCGATAAAATATGATAAATCATATCTTTAACTGTAGTTTTCCCATTGCTTCCTGTAATTCCTATCACTTTTATACTAAGACTTTCTCGCCATTTTTTTGCAAGTTTTTGTAAAAATTTGATACTATCGTCCACAAAAAAAGCCTTTTTTTCAAAGCCTTTTTTTATCTCTATATCAGAATTATCATAAATTACAAACGCACCTTTACTAAGTGCTTCGTTCACAAAATTATTTCCACCTCTAATTGCAATAAATAAATCTTTATTCTTTACTTTTTTTGAATTCATCTCGATGTTGTTGATATCTATTATTTCTCTTTCAAATTCTATGTTCTCTTCCTCTAGTAAGGCAACAAAAACATCCCTTTTTTTCATAATCTAATTCTCCATTTTTTTACTTATACATTTCCTTGTAGGATTATATCATTTGACAACCATTTTTTCAATATATTTTTGAAATTAATTTTTTTTTAATACTATTTCAAATCTTTTACAGCTTCACTCAAAGAATTGAAAATTCAAAACCTTTTTTATTTCAAAAATATAAATAAAACTATTATTTACACATATCTGTTAATCACTTGCCTCAGAAAAGTTTTCTAAAATCAAAAGAATTTCTCTACCGTATTCTTTCGTTTTTTTTCGTCCCATTCCCTTTATTTTTTCCAATTCTTCAAAATTTTTAGGTCTTGCTTTTATTATATCCACAAGAAGCTTATTAGAAGCGATTATATATGGTGGATACCCTAAATCTTGCGATTGCTCCATTCGCCACTCCCTTAAAATATCATAGAGCTCTTTTTCATATTGAGTTTGAAGTTCCTCTTCCAGTAGGCGTTTTTTATTTTCCAGAGCCGAAGTTCTTTCCAAATCATTATTTTTTTTACAAAGATTATTTTCTTTTTCCGTTTTTTTCTTTTTCTCATATTCGATAAAAACTGTCCAGTAATGTCTTCCATCTATTTCCACCAATTCTGGCTTATACCTTTTTATTTCAGAATCTTTTAACGCAAACAAAAATTCCCGCTCCAGCCTATCTTGGTCAAATTCTTCCATATCCTCGTCAAACGGCAATGTTATAATTTTAAACATAACCTTTTCCCCCTTTTATTTAACTTTTTTGACTTTATTGTCTCAAGATA
Proteins encoded in this window:
- a CDS encoding UDP-N-acetylmuramoyl-tripeptide--D-alanyl-D-alanine ligase, producing the protein MKKRDVFVALLEEENIEFEREIIDINNIEMNSKKVKNKDLFIAIRGGNNFVNEALSKGAFVIYDNSDIEIKKGFEKKAFFVDDSIKFLQKLAKKWRESLSIKVIGITGSNGKTTVKDMIYHILSQKFKGKKTLGNYNNHIGLPFTLLRSATDDKFIILEMGMSDFGEIDLLGQIANPDINVITNIGESHLEFLKTKENVFRAKTEILPYIKDALIVNGDDKYLKSIKSEKIKVIKALNLEKNDFLENSENFYYGDIDFDKNNTRFTLKYFGQICKKNVTRNYVTNVLGEHNILNLTMAIAVAKQFGVEDKVIEDAIKNINLTDMRFQIIEKGKTVYINDAYNASPSSIEKSLETFSKIYNEDSVKKIIVLGDMLELGENELKYHADIYYVLKNVKFDKLYLFGKRMKSLFEKIENEKLNNKEIIYFNKKSEIKEKINEIKENKVVLLKASRGIKLEEIIEE
- a CDS encoding HRDC domain-containing protein, with translation MFKIITLPFDEDMEEFDQDRLEREFLFALKDSEIKRYKPELVEIDGRHYWTVFIEYEKKKKTEKENNLCKKNNDLERTSALENKKRLLEEELQTQYEKELYDILREWRMEQSQDLGYPPYIIASNKLLVDIIKARPKNFEELEKIKGMGRKKTKEYGREILLILENFSEASD